CATGGCGAAAACGGCACTTCTGATTCGGTCGGTAACGGGGACAAGTAACAAGTGCTTTTACGGGCGATATCTGTATACATGTGCGGCGGTAGGCGCAGCACTGGAGCACCGTCTGATCTTACGTGACAATGTCTTTGTCTGGGAGTCCAGTTAGTCGCATCGAGGGGAAGGGCATCAACGGCGCAGTTTGAGCAGGCAGACTCAGCGTTAGGGGCAAGAAGAAAGTGGTTTTCGCGAGTGTAGCCTGCTAGTCCGGAAGTTGGCTGTGCGGAGGGCAGGTGACCGGGCTTTTTTCGCGCGTCACACCCCTTTACGTAAAAATGTGAGCAGCGACCGACGATTTGCGTACCGGGGAGCTGACTAGGTCGCCGTGCCTGGCGCAATCCGTTGCTCGCATCCAAGACACTGGTCAGAGTTTTTTTATGCCAGCTAGTATCGCGAGATGGCGACCGGTCACACCGTGTGTACTAGGTCCTTACCATGTGGTCATCGTAGCGATACTTTTCAGTCGAGCCAATTTGTTTGTCGAATGAGTGGAGCAGTGAGACGAGAAACTGTTTACGTCGTGTGCTTCAGCGACGACAAACACGGTGAAACCCACTGATGATTTTGTGTATAGCGTACAGATTATTTCACCCTCCTAGTGGAATTCAACGTGAATAGCAACGGACGGAAAACGGTTTGTCGGGCAGTAGTGGAGGGTGAAGCGGTAAGCCGTGAGCGGGCGTGTCTGCGTGGCATTCGGGGCGTTGTGCCAGGGAGGGCGACACCTGTTGAATGTGTTTCCCATTGTGGGATATGTGACGGTGCCATGACGGAAAAGGGTATGTATGAGCGAATGAATGGAGGATGTGACACGCCTGCGCGTCACATCCTCCTTTCATCACATACCACGCATGCGTGGTATGTGACAGTGATATGAAGGAGATTTATGTGTGCGTGCGAATGGCGGGATTGTTGGAATGTATGCCTCGGCTACGGTAGTTGACCGGCATTTGGGGCGCATATCGTCGGTGGGCACGGTACTTGGGGTTCGGCGGCGCAGTCAGGAGGTGGATCACATTGTCGTGCAGATACATCGTTTTTGTTGACTTTGTTAGAGGTGTTTCTTCTTGATCAGTCGTCCAACTCCTCAAGGGGAGAGCAGGGGGAAACTGTTGTCGTTTCAGGTATGCGCTGTGCCGTATTTTGGAGAGTCACCTGTGGCTAAGTTTCGCAGACGGGCTGTCAGTGTTGTGCTCGTTTCCAGTATCTCCGATCAGCATGGAGAACGTGCAGGAAGAAACTCGCCGTTCTGTAGGAGTTTCGTCAGTCAGCGACCCTGTGTCTTGTCAAAAGGAAGTGTTATTTGGCATTCACTGTTTTGAAGGTGATTTGTGAACTTGATCAGGCTGAGGCGCGGGGTGTCAGGTGGTCATGCGGTCTCTGACCCTTTGTCCAGTTCACTCGAGTAGCCCTGCCGTAGTCGTCGCGCCCCTTCCCCTCCGATTTTAGGTGGGGCTCCACGCCTGTAGGTTCGTTCTCGTTTTTTCGTGGTCGGGGACACTACCTGCATGAAACTCGCGCGCAACCTCAGCGCGACTACGACCACTGTTTTTAGTCGTCTGCGGTTTGGGGAGGACAGCTGCTTACCTATTTATTGTTTTTGTTCGCGCTCCGGTGATCGTATCGTGAGTGTACCGTGTTACTCGTTTTCTTTGTTCCTCCCATGTTGGACAGACATCTTCCTACGGACAGGTTTCACGTGCGCAATTTATGTGCACGCATCTTCTATAGAGTTGAGTTTCGTATCTCTTCCATGTCGACTCGTAACTGCGGGTACTATACAAACGACGCGTCTCGGGGCAACGCCAGACTTGTGGACCTTGAGAGGCGTTCTTGGCGTATACGCGAAACCACGTCGTTTTGTTCGATTCTTTAAGTGCCATGGCGCTTGagtccgcgtctgcgcatgcTGTGGCTGTAAGACTCATCGGTTTTGTCAAATGAAACTCGACGACGGACGACTTTCGAGGTAGGGGACCAAGAGACGAGGTTGGGAGCTCCCCCGGTGCGCCGCGTTGTTTTTCGTTGTTGTGGGCGAATGAGCGTGGCACTAGCCAGTGCGAATGTGCCACCAATTACTGTTCGTGTGTTTCAAGTACGGCGAAACAAGGGTTTTCGCGTGTTATTGTGCAAGGACGAAGCGTGCGGCAGTGCGGTCGGAGCGATATATCGTCCTCGCGCAGTCCTACGTCACAGTTACCGTCATTATTTGTGGGTAACTCCAGGGCAAGATCGTTGTCTTCGAGTATTCGGAGTCCCTGTGCCGACAGATGCCTCTTCCTCATGGAAAGACTTCACCACATCAGCATTGAGCTTCAAAGAAGACGCATGCCCGTGTTCAGCAGCAATAAAAACTCAAAATCGTGCCAGGGTCTTTTGAAACTAACGGTTTGCCAGATGCTATCTGTCGCAATTAGGTGCGATGGGAACCCCAGTTCGCGTGTGAGGGCTGTTACGATCACCTGTACCCCGAGCCCGCTATCACATTCTCATAAAGGGACGTGTCAGAGTAGTTGCACACAAACTATGGCAGAAAATGAATCATTGCTGCCCTCCAGGATAATCCGAACGTCGCTAGCAGGTGCCGCGTTCCTGAACGCGGAAACTGTTATGATGTCAGAATAGCGGGGATGGGCACAAAGGCGCTCGGCAGGATCGCGAAATGCACTCCTAGGGTCGTGCTCCGATGTTTCCGCCGATGGTGCGCGAAGTTGCTTACCGGAAAACCTGTCATAGTGTATCAGGCACGAGTGCTATCCCGTAGAAAAGTTCTCTGGAAGACCACTGCCTCTGCTTACAACTCCTCTACGCGCCGTTCTATGGTATGGACAACTGGAGCCGGCTCTGGTGTACTAGACGTTAGACACCCGATATCACGTGGAAGAGGGGCGTGTATGAAGTCCCGCGCGAATGGTTTGCAGCGCCTGATCATATTCCATAACTTACAACTGGGTTGGTAACGGTCTATTACGCTGTTCTTGGAATGAAGGTGCCCTACAGTGTTTGATCGCGTACACCTCAGCAGTCGTGTGGCACGGAGTCGAGCTGCCGAGCCTCCGCAGAAGCCGCAGTCCAGCCCGTGGACGATGGTGCGCGACCACGTGATAATACCTATTTCTCCGTGAAATTTTCATGGGGAAGTCCCAGCAGGGGTAAATGCAGACAGGTGTTTTCATGTAGCCCTTTCAATTTCCGGCTGACAAAACGGACACGATAAACGTTCGTTCCCCGGCAAACGGCAGCACATTAGCAGCACAGGCTAGTGCTGCGGGGGCCGTGGATCGGGCCTGCGGAGGGGGTGAGAGGGGGGTGGGTGAGGACCTGGGCAATCGAATTGGGAGTCTTCGGAGGAAAATGCCGGAAAGTGTCTCGTCCTGGTGACAAAAACCCGTCGGCATACAGGATAAAAACATACGCACGGGGTAAAAAATCTCCCTGGCGCTGCATAATGACGGAAAATCGTGTGGCTTGCTGGCTGCGTGGCCAGCCGCAACCGTGCTGTGGTGTCTTCCTTATATGCCAAAGCATATGATTCGTCCCTCCCGCGACTCAAGCAATTTCGGCTATGTCATTCAGCACCCGTGTGTTAAGGACTGACACATGGCAGTCCTTAACGCACCGGATACCAACGCCAAGTGCCTTTTCTGCAACGATTTACCGGGAGGCTTTGACATTTTTCTCGGGTTGCAGCAGGTCTTCTTTGCGGTAGGCGTTGCTGCTTGCGCGCTGGTCCGCCGCGTTGTCACGAGGCTGCAGCTCGGGGAGGTCTAGTGTCTAGCCGAGTAGGCGCTGGCTGGAAGTTTTCTCAGTTGAAGCCCGCTTGTGAAACTTTGTGCTTTCGTGCTGTCCTGAGAAACATCTGGACAAGTCTATCTCCTTACTCTCATCCAACCCGCTGTATGTACATTCAGGCAAATTGACAGCGGGACTCATGTTAGTTGTGTCTTGTCTCCTACAGCCTCTTCGTGACTGTGTAGGGCTTGCCTCATTACCGTTGGCGGGTGACAGGACGTTGTCGTCCACATGCCTTGTAATTTCTTCTCTGTGTCGGATTGCATGTGACTTGGTTTTTAACTGCCTCATTTGCACATTAGTAGCGCCATGCTCTGAGATGCCCTTCCATACGCATTGGCGTTGAAGCCAACCAGGCTCGTTGAAACGCTGGGGCGCGTATTTTCCTCGCCAGCGGGCTGAAGTCAAAGTGCGTGCCTCAGAAATTGATATCAACAGAACCATTTCGCCATCGGTCGTTAACAGTACCTTCGGGGCATATCAGGAGTTTGTACAGCTTGCTCCTTCACGGGTGTCTaagcctcgcgcggcctgaCACCGCCCTCCGCTTCACACGACAGGCTATTTCGGGTTTTCCTGTATTTCTGGGCTACTGTAGCCAGCGGCGATTCCTCTTTTTGGTGCATTCAAACCAGATAGGCATAGTATCCGAGTTCTTCGGGATGACTGTGGGCACTTTCCATAACGAAAGCTGCGATCTCATCTTCACGGATATGGATGCGTCCGACGACTCGGTCGCCGGAGGTGACGAGTTGGTGGACGTAGGATACTGCCAGAGCAGCATGCCTTCAGTAGGCGTAAGTGCTTGCCGATGGGATTATTTACGACATAACGGGCTCGGATTTCTTCTCCAAGCGTGCTCGTCCGACCCCGGTCCCCGGTGTACTGGGAGTGTTACAGGCCGAGTGTCATGCAGCACTCACACGTTCTGGCATGGCAAGGAGTTCTCGAGCGACGCCACAGTTCAGCACGCGACTGTGTGCATTGGACGCGCACGGGCGGGGCTTGCTTTGAACAATAGGAGCATAGCGTACATCGTGCGCGAAATTGTCGCTTGTTGGTTCTGGACGCAGTTCTCCCTGCGCGACGCGTGCAGCCAAAGCGTGTGCTCGTTGCGCGGGTCAGCCATATTTCGATTCGTCGCAGGTCAGCAACATGTCATTCTGCTGAAGGGGGCGGGGAATTTCTGCGAGCCTTCCAAATGTGCGTCTGGGTCCGATGCGTTTCGTGTATACAGGCAGACTGCTCAGACCGACAGGTGGCGGGAGTTGACCTCGATTCGAAGGATGAACATGACAACTTTGAGATACTGCAGTACCGGCTGatgcaggaggaggagaagtCCTGGGTCTTGAATCAACAACTGGAAGATGACCAAAGTACGTCCAAGTAAAAACGAAGCAGTTGGATGTGACTGCGGAACGGGGATGTTCGAGATAAGCGTTCAGTGAGCGGAGCTTGTCTTGGCAAGGATCAGCAAAGAAGTCGGAATCCAGCCAGCCGTAAGGAGATTTTCGCTGTCGCGCAAGTTCAACTATCCGATGATGAGGGTGGCAGCTTGAGCCGCTTGTCCAGATGAAAAAGGAGACTATTCGGCTTCTCAGCGTTTGATGTGACTGTGTTCGCAGTGGCTCACTCTCAGCTACGAcagcagctggcggctcTGGAAGATGAGGTAGGTGGTTTCGGAGAATGAGACGGCCCGATCCGAATGTGAAAGAGGGCCATTCGTGACGCGTCTGCGTGAATGCTTTTGGATCAACCAGTCGGTCGGGTGCCCTTCGACTCCGAATACCACACTAAAGAACATCAAATGCTGGCCTAGGCGGGCACGAGTATGCAGTCGTGCCTGGATTTTTGTATCTCATCAGGGAGCGTTTTTTGTCTCGAAGTCTCATCCAGttggcaggcgccgcggcacacTGGTCGTCTTCAGCTAACGAGCTGAACGAGTCTCCGCTAGGTTTGCCGCTGGATCTTCTGGTAGTCTTTCACTGCATCTGCGCCACAGTAATGAGATTGGAGCAGCGCCTGACCCGTTTTGGCGGGGGCGATCCTGTATCAACTGGTTGAACGGCTCTTTGAACAAGAACTGTGTTTTGCTGATTCGGTGCTGCAGCAACGGTCTGGTGCCAGGTTTTGTACGGTCTGACATTTTTTTGTCTGAATCTGTGTTTGCATCCAGCACCAGCGCTTGCAGACAGAGTACTCGGCAGTCACCGAACTGTTCGCAGATAAAGAGGTAAGGTTCTACCGAGATTCTGTAGAGGCGACGATTGCGGACAAGGCGGCAACCCAGGCGTATGGCAGGTTTTCGACTTCTCAGTCAATGCTTTATATGCAAGCTGGAGTGTCTCATCATCTCAACTTCATGCGCGAACCCGCTTTACGCAAAGTGCGCCGATCCTGGGTTTCATGTGAGCGCAGGAGCTTCGGCACACGGCGAACGCGAAGGTTCACGAGCTTGCTGAAGAAAATCAAGCACTTCTTTTTTGTTTGGGCCAGAAACTCTCTGAGGTAATGCTGACGTGCGCGCCCCATCCACACCAGCGGGTCAACATCGTGCTGTAGTTGCAGTCTTGCAGAGCCGCGGGTTATAACTCAACtaacgcgcggcgccctgtcTGCGTGGAACTGTCATGTTGTTCTCAGCTGCGGAAACTCCGGTTGCTAGCCGAAGAAACTCTTAGTCAAGCTGACGCGAGAACGAGGTAGGTGTTGCCGgcaggcagagagcggaCACCTGGGGGCTGAGCCTTCAGCACGCATCCTCGTCTTTTGACGTGGAAGCGTAGCTGGCAAAGAGTCGCCACTGAAGCTCACGGTTCGTCCCTCTTTTTCGCGGGCGCGGTGGAGTCCCTCAGAGGCTTCCTATACTGGGCCTGGGGAAATACACTGCCGCATGATAGCTACTGACTGCGGATGTCATGTAGCAGACGTGCGCTTGTCTGACTAAACCGCCAGCCCCGCCAGGGTGTTACCTCTTCGCGGATGCGTCGAATGTGTCACTCCTGTGTAGGGTCCTCCTTGCGGAGGGCGTGGCCGTCGTCTGCATTCTTGCACGCAAGTGGAGGAGCCAGGAGCTCCAGGCGGAGTTCGAAAAGAACTCGCTTGATCATCTAcaactcgcgcgcctctcgctgacACAGTGTGCCGAAGATGCGACGGAGACCCGCGAAGAACCTCATCTAGGGACAGGCACTTCGGGCGAGGATATGGTTGtgccggcgcttcgccctACCGTGaaggacgagggcgacgcccgaGTGCGTGCTGCTGAGAAGACGAATCTGTGTGAGGACAAGGACACACATGTCGCTGCTCTCGTCGCCCCGGAAGCGAGCCTCCAAGTTCAGGTCGAGTGCGCATCTATACCGAACGCTGCAGGGGCGAAGCCTACTGCTCCGAACGCCGTCGCGTTGAATGCTGGCATGAGGAAGTCGCTCTCCACTCGGCAAGCTGACAGCTGGGCAGCCGGCTGTACGGAGCGGGTGGACGCCAGATTGACTACGGGCTCCGGTAGCGTGAGTGCGCGGAATCTGCTCACCAGCCGCCAGACGATCGCGGCGGGGTCCCAAGCGTCCCCCAATCCCTCCCGGACCGCGCGCTTGAACCCGGTGAACGAGAGTTCTCTCGCAGTCAGCAGCCGCCCGGctccgacgcgggcgccacTACGCCGCGTCGAGTCAGAACGGTTTTTCGCCCCAGCGGGTGGGAGGCGGACAGGCGCTGAAGCGACTCGGCAAGTtgcagggcgacgcgaagccgAGAAGAGAGCCGTGCTCAGCAGAACTCTCTCTTCGTgtccgacgccgcgcgcgaatgAGGTGAAACGACCTCTAGCTGCGAAAGCGTGCGCAAGCGAGAACGTTGAAACGGCGGGAGCGACTCGTCCTCGAATTCGGGGTTGCTTGTCGTTTAGCTCCGTTTGCAGTGGAAAGTCGGCTTCAACGCGAGGCTCTGGAGCTTTGTCCTTCAGAGGAGAGCGCAAGTCCACAACGATAGAGAACTGCAAACAACCCGGTCTCGCGGTGGCGGCGGTTGCGAAAGCAAGGCAAAGCAGGGCCGCACTCGAGACATCTAGAGGGAGAGCGACCGCACGCGGACAGCGGCAGGGGACGCAttctcgcggcgctgtgTGTGAGGGAAATCGTGAAAGGCTCAAAGAGAGCCCATTAGTGCCGACAGAATCTTGTACTCCTGGCGGTTTGAACACGATCGCCGACGGTGGAAACGCGGACCCAGCGGGAGAAAGCCGTGCGGAACTAGGCGAACTGGCAAGAGATCGTGCAGTCGAAATTTCTTCCAGTCTCCGACCCAACAGCAACGAGACGACCCTCGGCTTTCATTCGGCCTGTGCGGGTGCCACGGTTGCCTCGACTGTCGAGGGAGATCTCTGCACATCTCTCCACACGCCGGGGGACGATCTCATTTGCCAGGTGAGGCCGCGCACGGGTATGCCTGTCTCCAGTGGTCCCTGCAGCACACCGGGGGCTGCTGTGCCTCTCGTGCCTGAAGGCAGCTCAGCTCCCTTCAGTGGACTCGCGCCTGTGCCTCTCTTAGTGCCAGCCTCGCCAGGCAAGGGAGGTGCTCAGGGTTCAGCTGGCGCGGGATTGCCAGACTCTGCGCACATGCCTACTCCCGTCGCAAGCGCCGGTTCTACTTTGCCTCCTGGTAGGAGCAGTACTCTCGTGGATAGCACAGTGCCGCGGGGGGCGTCGAAGCTGCCCCCTCTTCCCCCTAGCCATACTGCATCGATGCAGCAAACTAGGCCGAGGAACGAGGCACGCGCGTCCGATGATGCAGACCCCAGGAAGATGCGTGTTAGGCCCGTGCACGGAGGAGACGGTCATCAGTCCTCAGCGGTGGTGGCACTGCGCACAGGAGCGCCGCCCACTgacggcgagcgagctgCAAGTAGCCAACTGGAGAAGAGAGCCTGCACGTCTTCCACTGCTCGTCTGattccttcgccttcgggcCCTCGCACCgctcctgcgcaggcgcggaaaTCTGAGGAGCAGGAAatcccgccgcagccggagaTGCTGAGCGCAATCCAGGGCGGCCTAGCAGGGTCTGACAAGTCGCGCGCACAGCTCGTAAAGATGGCGGGAGAACGTGGCGCATCACACGAAGATCTGGGAGagcgctcgtcgcgcagTCACGGGAAAGCGGCCGTTGGAGAGTGGGACTTAGCACCTAGACCCTCCTCACAGGAGACCTGCCTGATGTCAGGCCATGGCGCTGGCGCACAGGAGGCGGTCGGAAGAGAGCCTCCAGTTGTAACCGCGGATGCAGCAGATTTCAGGGGGGCTAAAGCGCAGGCGCTTTTGATCAGAAGAAGGTCGACGAGTCGATCAGCAGGGCGAATGGCGCATTCGATTAAACCGAAGAGGAAAACAACACTTAAGGACGGGGGGAACTGCACTGGCAATGAGCATCCGACGCCGATTCTGGATGGCAACTCTATGGCGAAGGCGAGATTGGCGGCAGGCCGAGCGTCGACAGCCTTCCTGGGCGTAAAGGGAGATCCATCACTGGACTGCGCTAGGACCGTCATTGACCCGCAGAATCGGCCTGCGTGCACCGCTGACTTattctcctcctctgccccTGCTGAGACTCTGGCTACTCTCTGCCGAACTTCGCGTCCCGGTACCGCACAAAGCGTTCCAGTCCTTTCTTGCCACCCGGACAGGTCTCTTGACGTCGCGCCCTGTGAGCAGCTGCGTAGCGAGCACGCCCTCGTATGCCCCGGTCTCCTTGGGAACCCCAGTGGGTCGTGTCCGAATGGCCCTAGCGCCGCCTCAGAGACCAGGGGTCCTCCAGTTCTGACTGATGGAGGTGTCTCTCCAATCGGGGGGCAGTGTGAGACCAGCATGTCCACAGCCGCAGcgctgaaggcgaaggcTTCGTC
The Besnoitia besnoiti strain Bb-Ger1 chromosome VIII, whole genome shotgun sequence genome window above contains:
- a CDS encoding hypothetical protein (encoded by transcript BESB_085160), whose translation is MTVGTFHNESCDLIFTDMDASDDSVAGGDELVDVGYCQSSMPSVGADCSDRQVAGVDLDSKDEHDNFEILQYRLMQEEEKSWVLNQQLEDDQMAHSQLRQQLAALEDEHQRLQTEYSAVTELFADKELRKLRLLAEETLSQADARTRVLLAEGVAVVCILARKWRSQELQAEFEKNSLDHLQLARLSLTQCAEDATETREEPHLGTGTSGEDMVVPALRPTVKDEGDARVRAAEKTNLCEDKDTHVAALVAPEASLQVQVECASIPNAAGAKPTAPNAVALNAGMRKSLSTRQADSWAAGCTERVDARLTTGSGSVSARNLLTSRQTIAAGSQASPNPSRTARLNPVNESSLAVSSRPAPTRAPLRRVESERFFAPAGGRRTGAEATRQVAGRREAEKRAVLSRTLSSCPTPRANEVKRPLAAKACASENVETAGATRPRIRGCLSFSSVCSGKSASTRGSGALSFRGERKSTTIENCKQPGLAVAAVAKARQSRAALETSRGRATARGQRQGTHSRGAVCEGNRERLKESPLVPTESCTPGGLNTIADGGNADPAGESRAELGELARDRAVEISSSLRPNSNETTLGFHSACAGATVASTVEGDLCTSLHTPGDDLICQVRPRTGMPVSSGPCSTPGAAVPLVPEGSSAPFSGLAPVPLLVPASPGKGGAQGSAGAGLPDSAHMPTPVASAGSTLPPGRSSTLVDSTVPRGASKLPPLPPSHTASMQQTRPRNEARASDDADPRKMRVRPVHGGDGHQSSAVVALRTGAPPTDGERAASSQLEKRACTSSTARLIPSPSGPRTAPAQARKSEEQEIPPQPEMLSAIQGGLAGSDKSRAQLVKMAGERGASHEDLGERSSRSHGKAAVGEWDLAPRPSSQETCLMSGHGAGAQEAVGREPPVVTADAADFRGAKAQALLIRRRSTSRSAGRMAHSIKPKRKTTLKDGGNCTGNEHPTPILDGNSMAKARLAAGRASTAFLGVKGDPSLDCARTVIDPQNRPACTADLFSSSAPAETLATLCRTSRPGTAQSVPVLSCHPDRSLDVAPCEQLRSEHALVCPGLLGNPSGSCPNGPSAASETRGPPVLTDGGVSPIGGQCETSMSTAAALKAKASSGAVCSQILPSRAAPNVAALQPIAGAYPVAGGGALGAVAISNNMDRRAPVAPGKNDSTGTVVALTYAGKAGMGSTSFGSPASSVYASRPNLDASAGTEMKAVARSDASLCHPSCMPLQEFSASVGRPGGVPTPASLAHAGAHAAALGGRDVMGASQLASPKELRGRGSTLRPLPQPGVPGSAPVVRDSVGSAARIAVIPNTIHVASVFAGPENGPAGAVRVTQCGNAGVAVPRLNKKERSSMPLFHETAPVPAAPTVQPLAWPVGTSGSCPPPVLQNAYVRYTVPARESVEQGSAGSPLAVKCAPLRGSTGAAVNASSAAVRWGRSADGRLHSDSAQRSLSSESEQPLLGDRASTVSSTVRSPTESGSASHGAVRLFPAESGGGRLVYPLGAGCWARRVAPNETRRSGGSGSAGGWGGNQSAAAGGFTQSGSQRQATDSLNGGPSQLPFRRSIPAEPASAAAAPMQPARPGSVEHCHANAAAPKEGASVHQQPLPQWMPYPQRLSDPCHATPWSATPMQHFQPQPGLRMHVSQAVPHDKFLAGGLSPVRATYAPVSTAAQHGMSGPVQGGSCYIMFHTGPYNPGQSMRACFPSS